Proteins from a single region of Gemmatimonadaceae bacterium:
- the ychF gene encoding redox-regulated ATPase YchF, translating to MLKLGIVGLPNVGKSTLFNALTAAGAEAANYPFCTVEPNVGMVEVPDERLHRLADIVQPKKVVPAVVQFVDIAGLVKGAAEGEGLGNKFLANIRETDAIVHVVRCFEDADVAHVMGPVDPARDREVIEFELALADLSVVEKRLDRTQRAAKTGDKDAKAELAVLELALGVLREGRGLWEARLSSGQLAALQPLSLLTTKPVLYAANVTDHELAGDEGPHLRRLREAVAASGEHAEIVPFSAKIEAELAELAPDERKEFLASLGIDSAGLDRLIHAGYHLLGLQTYFTAGEQEVRAWTIHLGDTAPVAAGAIHTDFERGFIRAETVAYPDFVANGGWKGAREKGVARAEGKEYVVADGDVMLFRFNV from the coding sequence ATGCTCAAACTCGGAATCGTCGGCCTTCCGAACGTCGGTAAGTCAACGCTCTTCAACGCGCTCACCGCCGCCGGCGCGGAAGCGGCGAACTATCCCTTTTGCACCGTCGAGCCTAACGTGGGCATGGTCGAGGTGCCCGACGAGCGGCTTCACAGGCTCGCCGACATTGTACAACCCAAGAAGGTGGTGCCCGCAGTCGTGCAGTTCGTCGACATTGCTGGACTCGTGAAGGGTGCGGCGGAAGGCGAAGGGCTCGGCAACAAGTTCCTCGCCAACATTCGCGAGACCGACGCGATCGTGCACGTCGTTCGTTGTTTCGAGGACGCTGACGTCGCGCACGTCATGGGACCGGTCGACCCGGCGCGGGATCGCGAGGTCATCGAGTTCGAGCTCGCGCTCGCCGATCTGTCGGTCGTCGAGAAGCGGCTCGATCGGACGCAGCGCGCGGCGAAAACGGGCGACAAGGACGCGAAGGCAGAGCTCGCGGTGCTCGAGCTCGCGTTGGGAGTTCTGCGCGAAGGACGCGGGCTCTGGGAGGCGCGTCTCTCATCCGGGCAGTTGGCCGCACTGCAGCCGTTGTCGCTGCTCACAACGAAGCCGGTACTCTACGCGGCCAATGTCACCGATCACGAGCTCGCGGGCGACGAAGGGCCGCATCTGCGGCGGTTGCGCGAGGCGGTGGCGGCGAGCGGTGAGCACGCCGAGATCGTTCCCTTCTCCGCCAAGATCGAAGCGGAGCTCGCCGAGCTGGCGCCCGACGAGCGCAAGGAGTTTCTCGCGTCGTTAGGCATCGACTCGGCCGGGCTCGATCGACTCATCCACGCGGGCTATCACCTGCTCGGCCTGCAGACGTATTTCACGGCCGGCGAGCAAGAGGTGCGCGCGTGGACCATTCATCTCGGCGACACCGCACCCGTCGCGGCCGGCGCGATTCACACGGACTTCGAGCGTGGCTTTATCCGCGCCGAAACGGTCGCCTATCCAGACTTCGTCGCCAATGGCGGATGGAAAGGCGCGCGCGAGAAAGGTGTCGCGCGCGCCGAAGGCAAGGAGTATGTCGTTGCCGATGGAGATGTGATGCTGTTCCGCTTCAATGTTTGA
- a CDS encoding GH1 family beta-glucosidase: MTIRFPDGFLWGAATSAYQIEGSPLADGAGPSIWHRFSHSAGRTANGETGDVACDHYNRYADDVELMRKLGLNAYRFSISWGRVLPEGRGRVNSAGIGFYDRLVDELLAAGIAPNVTLYHWDLPAALDDRGGWLNPDIAQWFAEYARVVFDTLDDRVGMWATLNEPWVVTDGGYLRGALAPGHSNLYEVPIATHNLLRAHAAAVEAYRASGTHRIGIVVNLEPKYVASEREEDHAATRRADAYMNRQYLDPLFRGGYPNELREIFGEAWPDHPAAELEHLQQPLDFVGVNYYTRSVTRNDPTAWPVRAGRVDQPRHAYTATNWEVYADGLMDTLKWVTERYGRMPLYVTENGAAFYDPPQAIDGRVEDPLRVAYYRSHLRAAHEALCQGVDLRGYYAWSLLDNYEWSLGYSKRFGIVHVDYATQQRTPKASARFYSEVIRTHGGALDA; this comes from the coding sequence TTGACGATTCGTTTTCCAGATGGCTTTCTGTGGGGAGCGGCGACGTCGGCGTATCAGATCGAAGGGTCGCCGCTGGCCGATGGGGCTGGCCCGAGTATCTGGCACCGCTTTTCGCACAGCGCCGGTCGCACCGCCAATGGCGAGACCGGCGACGTGGCGTGCGACCACTACAATCGTTATGCAGACGACGTCGAGCTGATGCGAAAGCTCGGCCTGAACGCATATCGCTTCAGCATCTCCTGGGGTCGCGTGCTGCCCGAGGGACGAGGGCGCGTCAACTCCGCGGGCATCGGATTCTACGATCGCCTCGTCGACGAGCTCCTCGCGGCGGGCATCGCGCCTAACGTCACACTGTATCACTGGGATCTGCCCGCCGCGCTGGACGACCGCGGCGGTTGGCTCAATCCCGACATCGCTCAGTGGTTCGCCGAATACGCGCGCGTCGTGTTCGATACGCTGGACGACCGCGTGGGAATGTGGGCGACGCTGAACGAGCCCTGGGTCGTCACCGATGGCGGCTACCTGCGTGGCGCCCTCGCACCGGGGCACAGCAATCTCTACGAGGTACCGATCGCGACGCACAATCTGCTGCGCGCGCATGCCGCGGCCGTGGAAGCATACCGCGCGAGCGGGACGCACCGCATCGGCATCGTCGTCAACCTCGAGCCGAAGTACGTGGCGTCGGAGAGGGAAGAGGATCACGCGGCGACGCGTCGCGCCGACGCGTACATGAATCGGCAATATCTCGATCCGCTTTTTCGCGGCGGCTACCCTAACGAGTTGCGCGAGATCTTCGGCGAGGCGTGGCCGGATCATCCGGCCGCGGAGCTCGAGCATCTCCAGCAGCCGCTCGATTTCGTCGGCGTGAACTACTACACGCGGAGCGTCACGCGAAACGATCCCACTGCGTGGCCGGTGCGCGCGGGACGAGTCGATCAACCACGGCACGCGTACACGGCGACGAATTGGGAGGTCTACGCCGATGGCCTCATGGATACGCTCAAATGGGTGACCGAGCGGTACGGCCGCATGCCGTTGTACGTCACCGAGAATGGCGCTGCGTTCTATGATCCGCCGCAGGCGATCGACGGTCGCGTCGAGGACCCACTCCGCGTCGCGTACTACCGGTCGCACCTTCGCGCTGCTCACGAAGCACTCTGCCAGGGCGTCGATCTGCGCGGATACTATGCCTGGTCGCTGCTCGACAACTACGAGTGGAGCCTCGGCTACTCGAAGCGTTTCGGAATCGTGCACGTCGATTACGCGACGCAGCAACGAACGCCGAAGGCCAGCGCGCGGTTCTATTCCGAGGTGATCAGGACGCATGGGGGCGCGCTCGACGCCTGA
- a CDS encoding lipocalin family protein, giving the protein MRKFVLLAAGLVALAACNNDSTSPNGNVTGTYSLRTVNGNPLPYTFSDGSVLVSDRLSLNGDGTYVDIATFSNAGSATEQGLWSVNNNLITFNDQTDAFNYNGSLSGNVLTESFPSSQSGGSVTEVYQKD; this is encoded by the coding sequence ATGCGAAAGTTTGTTCTCTTGGCGGCTGGGCTCGTGGCGCTTGCCGCGTGCAACAACGACTCGACGTCGCCTAACGGCAACGTCACCGGTACATATTCGCTGCGCACCGTGAACGGCAATCCGTTGCCCTACACGTTCTCGGATGGGTCCGTGCTGGTGAGCGACCGCCTGAGCCTGAACGGAGACGGGACCTATGTCGACATCGCGACGTTCTCGAACGCGGGCAGCGCCACCGAGCAGGGTCTCTGGTCGGTCAACAACAACCTCATCACGTTCAACGATCAGACCGATGCCTTCAATTACAACGGCTCACTGAGCGGCAACGTGCTCACCGAATCGTTTCCGAGCTCGCAATCCGGCGGCAGTGTCACCGAGGTGTATCAGAAGGACTGA
- the pth gene encoding aminoacyl-tRNA hydrolase — protein sequence MKVIVGLGNPGKEYERTRHNVGWWVLDHLADVWRFEGWRRDGDARVASGQVGAASVRLVKPQTYMNLSGAVLRPYLRRAGWSPQHDLLVILDEAALSLGTIRFRARGSSAGHNGLKSIEGALGHQDYARLRIGIAPPPGRHRGNLADYVLSEFGKSDAKVVEELMPTFVEAMETWIRDGIEPVMNRFNRKARGEEAP from the coding sequence ATGAAAGTGATCGTCGGTCTCGGCAATCCAGGGAAGGAGTACGAGCGCACGCGACATAACGTCGGCTGGTGGGTGCTCGACCACCTGGCCGACGTTTGGCGTTTCGAGGGGTGGCGCCGAGACGGCGACGCCCGTGTCGCGAGTGGACAGGTCGGCGCTGCGAGCGTGCGCCTGGTGAAACCGCAGACGTACATGAATCTGAGCGGCGCGGTGCTGAGGCCATACCTGCGTCGTGCGGGGTGGTCGCCGCAGCACGATCTGCTCGTGATCCTCGACGAAGCGGCATTGTCGTTAGGTACGATCCGGTTTCGAGCGCGTGGCAGCTCGGCGGGTCACAACGGGTTGAAGAGCATCGAGGGGGCGTTGGGCCATCAGGACTACGCGCGGCTGCGGATCGGAATTGCTCCTCCGCCTGGGCGGCATCGTGGGAACCTGGCGGATTATGTGTTGAGTGAATTTGGAAAGTCGGATGCGAAGGTGGTCGAGGAGCTGATGCCGACGTTCGTCGAGGCAATGGAGACATGGATCAGGGATGGGATCGAGCCGGTGATGAATCGATTCAACCGCAAAGCTCGTGGCGAAGAGGCGCCCTAG
- a CDS encoding 50S ribosomal protein L25/general stress protein Ctc: MATANLNANVRSDRGTGVARKLRQSGQVPAIIYGHSRQPQSLAINTRDLEKLLERVAAASTVIELSIDGRSARTLIREIQRHPVKRSILHVDFQELVAGEKVTVSIPLVFTGSAEGVREGGILDQVMHELRIHVDPASIPNHVDVDVTPLAIGHSIHVRELNIPAGVDVLDEGDATVCTVSAPRAAETPAAGVAVVPEAAVEPELIRKPKEGEEEGGEEA, translated from the coding sequence ATGGCAACAGCAAATCTCAATGCCAACGTCCGAAGCGACCGCGGCACCGGCGTCGCGCGGAAACTGCGGCAGAGCGGACAGGTACCGGCGATCATCTACGGCCACAGCCGGCAGCCGCAGTCACTGGCGATCAACACGCGTGACCTCGAGAAGCTGCTCGAGCGAGTCGCCGCCGCGAGCACAGTGATCGAGCTTTCGATCGATGGCCGATCGGCGCGCACGCTCATCCGTGAGATCCAGCGCCACCCCGTAAAGCGGTCAATCCTGCACGTCGATTTCCAGGAGCTGGTCGCGGGCGAGAAAGTGACGGTGAGCATCCCGCTCGTTTTCACTGGCTCGGCCGAGGGCGTACGCGAGGGCGGCATTCTCGATCAGGTCATGCACGAGCTGCGCATTCACGTCGATCCAGCGAGCATTCCGAATCACGTCGACGTCGATGTCACGCCGCTCGCGATCGGGCACTCGATTCACGTTCGCGAGCTGAACATTCCAGCGGGCGTCGACGTGCTGGACGAGGGGGACGCGACCGTGTGTACGGTGTCGGCGCCACGCGCGGCGGAGACGCCGGCTGCTGGTGTTGCAGTGGTCCCCGAGGCAGCCGTTGAGCCGGAGCTCATCCGCAAGCCGAAGGAAGGCGAGGAGGAGGGCGGCGAAGAGGCGTAA
- a CDS encoding sugar ABC transporter substrate-binding protein: MPCLSVFRRRLSVCAMLVLAGACRTVPDNSITLRFWAMGAEGEVVARMMPEFERENPGVHVRVQTMPWSAAHEKLLTSFVGEATPDVAQLGNTWVPEFQAIHALEPLESYIARSNVVRPDAFFRGIWDTNVIDDTTFGIPWYVDTRVIFYRKDLLAKAGYPSIPDTWAGWRSAMEAVKRQQGLTRYAIFLPTNEWAQPMVLGLQAGSPILKDGGRYGAFSDSAFARAFDFYLSLFRDHLAPVAGTNDVANVYQEFSRGMFAMWITGPWNVGEMRKRLPAELQHAWGTAPLPGPTGDASGVSLAGGSSIVIFHASPHKEAAWKLVEYLARPEQQLRFSRLTGDLPASIAAWRDSSLSGDEHFRAFYTQLQRVRPIPKVAEVEIISSKLIEASESVIRGHVPPQRALASLDRDVDQILEKRRWILAHEAKAVAREAAR, encoded by the coding sequence GTGCCATGTTTGTCCGTGTTCCGTCGGCGTTTGTCGGTTTGTGCGATGTTGGTGTTGGCGGGGGCCTGTCGCACGGTTCCCGACAACAGCATCACCCTTCGCTTCTGGGCGATGGGCGCCGAAGGCGAAGTCGTCGCCCGGATGATGCCGGAGTTCGAGCGGGAGAATCCCGGCGTCCACGTGCGCGTCCAGACCATGCCGTGGTCCGCGGCGCACGAGAAGTTGCTCACGTCGTTCGTCGGCGAAGCGACGCCGGACGTCGCACAGCTCGGGAACACGTGGGTGCCCGAGTTTCAGGCGATTCACGCTCTGGAGCCTCTCGAGAGCTACATCGCGCGATCGAACGTCGTTAGGCCCGATGCCTTCTTCCGCGGAATCTGGGACACGAACGTCATCGACGATACGACATTCGGGATTCCATGGTACGTCGACACGCGCGTCATCTTCTATCGCAAGGATCTCCTCGCAAAGGCGGGCTACCCCTCGATTCCTGACACATGGGCGGGATGGCGCTCGGCGATGGAGGCGGTGAAGCGACAACAGGGACTGACTCGTTATGCAATCTTTCTCCCCACGAATGAATGGGCGCAGCCGATGGTCCTCGGCCTCCAAGCTGGGTCGCCGATTCTCAAGGACGGAGGGCGATATGGCGCCTTCAGCGACAGCGCCTTCGCTCGGGCCTTTGATTTTTACCTGAGCCTGTTTCGCGACCATCTCGCTCCGGTGGCCGGGACGAACGACGTCGCGAATGTCTATCAGGAATTCTCGCGCGGAATGTTCGCGATGTGGATCACGGGACCGTGGAACGTCGGCGAGATGCGTAAACGACTGCCCGCGGAGCTTCAGCACGCCTGGGGTACCGCTCCCCTGCCCGGCCCAACTGGCGATGCCTCCGGTGTGTCCCTCGCCGGCGGATCGAGCATCGTCATTTTCCACGCGTCGCCGCACAAGGAGGCGGCGTGGAAGCTCGTCGAATATCTCGCTCGACCGGAACAGCAGCTTCGGTTCTCGCGCCTAACGGGCGACCTCCCCGCGAGCATCGCCGCCTGGCGCGATAGCTCGCTCAGTGGCGACGAGCATTTCCGCGCGTTTTACACCCAGCTCCAGCGCGTGCGCCCGATTCCGAAAGTCGCCGAGGTCGAGATCATCTCGAGCAAGTTGATCGAGGCATCGGAGTCGGTGATTCGCGGCCACGTGCCGCCGCAACGGGCGCTGGCGTCGCTCGACCGCGACGTGGACCAGATCCTCGAGAAGCGTCGCTGGATTCTCGCGCACGAAGCCAAGGCCGTCGCCCGCGAGGCGGCACGGTGA
- a CDS encoding ribose-phosphate pyrophosphokinase, whose protein sequence is MDGLAVPSHGLKLLSGSANRALTETIADHLGVDVGRVSLGRFADGEISVRIDENVRGLDVFIVQPTNPPAENVLELLLLIDAARRASAARITCVMPYYGYARQDRKDQPRVPIGAKLLANMIVSAGADRVLGVDFHQHQLQGFFDIPVDHLYAMPVFVNHYRRKQLTNPVVVAPDVGSAKMARGFAKRLNASLAIIDKRRPAPNVSEVVNVVGEVEGMDCILVDDMIDTAGTVSEASSALKNLGARDIYCCATHALLSGPATKRLCESAIAEVAVTDTIAIPPERCFSTLRVLSVGELLSKAIRFTHSEQSVSSLFD, encoded by the coding sequence ATGGACGGACTCGCAGTACCTAGTCACGGCCTGAAGCTGCTGTCTGGCTCGGCCAATCGCGCGCTCACCGAGACTATCGCCGATCACCTCGGCGTCGATGTCGGCCGAGTGAGCCTTGGGCGGTTTGCCGACGGCGAGATTTCCGTCCGCATCGACGAGAACGTGCGCGGGCTCGACGTGTTCATCGTCCAGCCGACGAACCCGCCGGCCGAGAACGTTCTCGAGCTGCTGCTTCTGATCGACGCCGCACGACGCGCCTCGGCGGCGCGCATCACCTGCGTCATGCCGTACTACGGCTACGCCCGACAGGACCGTAAGGATCAACCACGGGTACCGATCGGCGCAAAGTTGTTGGCGAACATGATCGTCTCCGCGGGCGCGGATCGCGTCCTCGGAGTCGATTTTCACCAGCACCAGCTACAGGGCTTCTTCGACATCCCCGTCGACCATCTGTATGCGATGCCGGTGTTCGTGAATCACTATCGTCGCAAGCAGCTCACGAATCCCGTCGTCGTCGCCCCCGACGTGGGTTCGGCGAAGATGGCGCGCGGGTTCGCGAAGCGGCTCAATGCGTCGCTTGCGATTATCGACAAGCGGCGTCCCGCCCCGAACGTGTCGGAGGTGGTGAACGTCGTCGGTGAAGTCGAGGGAATGGATTGCATTCTCGTCGACGACATGATCGACACCGCGGGCACAGTGTCCGAGGCGTCGAGCGCGCTCAAGAACCTCGGCGCGCGCGACATTTATTGTTGCGCGACGCACGCGCTTTTGTCGGGCCCGGCCACCAAGCGCTTATGCGAGTCGGCGATCGCGGAGGTCGCGGTCACCGATACGATTGCGATCCCACCGGAGCGATGCTTTTCGACGTTACGCGTGCTTTCAGTCGGGGAACTGTTGTCGAAGGCGATCCGCTTCACGCACAGCGAGCAGTCGGTGAGTAGCTTGTTCGATTAG
- a CDS encoding carbohydrate ABC transporter permease — protein sequence MTTAAKPVVARSPGAAVLARGLLYGLLIGGAIVALLPTLWMISASFMATGEANSYPPHFLPHAPTLDHYRTLFSRLSLGRYLANSTFVSIVVTVLSLAVNSLAGYALAKLRFKGRDRLFRGLALGLVIPVQVSMLPLFLLMKSLHLVNTYWGVIIPGMASIFGIFLIRQYALAIPEDLLDAARVDGASELRIYRSVVLPVITPILATLAIWTFLATWNDFMWPLIILSDDRRFTLPVALAALSGEHVQDTELMMAGSVVTVLPVLLAFLILQRYYVAGIMMGSVKE from the coding sequence ATGACCACGGCCGCCAAGCCGGTCGTCGCTCGGAGCCCCGGCGCGGCAGTACTCGCAAGAGGACTGCTGTATGGCTTGCTCATCGGCGGCGCCATTGTCGCGCTCCTACCGACGTTGTGGATGATTTCCGCCTCGTTCATGGCGACCGGTGAGGCCAACTCGTACCCGCCGCACTTCCTGCCGCACGCTCCGACTCTAGATCACTATCGAACGCTCTTCAGTCGGCTCAGCCTCGGCCGCTATCTCGCCAACAGCACTTTCGTGTCGATCGTCGTGACCGTGCTCTCGCTCGCCGTGAACTCACTCGCCGGATATGCACTCGCGAAACTGCGTTTCAAAGGCCGCGATCGACTCTTTCGTGGCCTGGCATTGGGCCTCGTAATTCCGGTGCAGGTCTCGATGCTCCCGCTGTTCCTCCTGATGAAATCACTGCACCTCGTGAACACGTACTGGGGCGTGATCATTCCGGGCATGGCGAGCATCTTCGGAATCTTCCTCATCCGCCAGTATGCGCTTGCCATTCCGGAGGATCTGCTCGACGCCGCGCGCGTCGACGGCGCGAGTGAGTTGCGGATCTACCGATCGGTGGTGCTGCCGGTGATCACGCCGATTCTCGCGACGCTCGCGATCTGGACCTTCCTCGCGACGTGGAACGACTTCATGTGGCCGTTGATCATCCTCAGCGACGATCGGCGATTCACGTTGCCCGTCGCGCTCGCAGCGCTCTCGGGTGAGCACGTGCAAGACACGGAACTCATGATGGCCGGATCGGTGGTGACGGTCTTGCCGGTGCTATTGGCGTTTCTGATTCTGCAACGCTATTACGTGGCCGGCATCATGATGGGGAGTGTGAAGGAATGA
- a CDS encoding four helix bundle protein — MQDFTKLKVWQKAHRLAIDLKREIDKGPRWNFPGLRGKTLRGAGSIADTIAEGCGKKSPLELARYADMSAASANETLGQLLRARDQGFLSHRKYEEFEGRIDEIRRMLWSLAGEVRRQHGGDR; from the coding sequence ATGCAAGACTTCACCAAGCTTAAGGTGTGGCAAAAGGCCCACCGCCTTGCGATCGATCTGAAGCGTGAGATCGACAAGGGGCCAAGGTGGAATTTTCCCGGATTGCGCGGTAAAACACTCAGGGGTGCCGGATCGATTGCTGACACGATTGCAGAAGGATGTGGCAAGAAGTCACCGCTAGAGCTTGCGAGATACGCCGACATGTCCGCGGCGTCCGCGAACGAGACGTTGGGGCAGTTACTCAGAGCTAGGGACCAGGGGTTCTTGTCGCACCGAAAGTATGAGGAATTTGAAGGACGGATCGACGAGATTCGCCGGATGCTTTGGTCTCTTGCTGGGGAAGTTCGCCGCCAACACGGCGGCGACCGCTAG
- the ugpC gene encoding sn-glycerol-3-phosphate ABC transporter ATP-binding protein UgpC: protein MARVTLTGVRKVYENGFVAVHGVDLVVEDGEFVVLVGPSGSGKSTTLRIIAGLESLTDGQLTIGGRVVNDVPPNERDIAMVFQSYALYPHMSVYENMAFALHLRKLPRPEIETRVREAANILGITAVLDRRPRQLSGGQRQRVAIGRAIVRQPRVFLFDEPLSNLDAKLRVQMRREIARIRRDLKATVVYVTHDQVEAMTLGDRIVVMNEGRVEQIGSPLELYDHPQTLFVATFIGSPAMNLFDGAAEFDGTPRFVAADDEAFSIPLAPSQTERLAAMTPERLVAGIRPEDLRVASSASSRSAIQAVVDASEPLGNEVLLYLRVGGQDVTARAAPQALARPGDRLSLTIDPARVHYFDRASGQSI from the coding sequence ATGGCCCGGGTAACGCTCACGGGAGTGAGAAAGGTATACGAAAACGGCTTCGTCGCCGTGCACGGTGTCGACCTCGTCGTCGAAGATGGCGAGTTCGTCGTCCTCGTGGGGCCATCCGGTTCGGGCAAGAGCACGACACTGCGCATCATCGCCGGACTGGAATCGCTCACGGACGGTCAGCTCACCATCGGTGGACGCGTCGTCAACGACGTGCCGCCCAACGAGCGCGACATCGCGATGGTCTTTCAGAGCTACGCGCTGTATCCGCACATGTCGGTGTATGAGAACATGGCGTTCGCGCTGCATCTGCGGAAACTGCCGCGCCCCGAGATCGAGACTCGCGTTCGCGAAGCCGCGAATATCCTCGGCATTACCGCCGTCCTCGACCGTCGTCCCCGGCAACTGTCGGGTGGACAAAGGCAACGCGTTGCGATCGGACGCGCGATCGTGCGACAGCCGCGCGTTTTCCTCTTCGACGAGCCACTCTCGAATCTCGACGCGAAGCTCCGCGTGCAGATGCGTCGCGAGATCGCGCGGATTCGGCGCGATCTCAAGGCGACGGTCGTATACGTCACGCACGACCAGGTCGAGGCGATGACGCTCGGTGACCGCATCGTCGTGATGAACGAGGGACGCGTCGAGCAGATCGGCTCGCCGCTCGAGCTTTACGATCACCCGCAGACTCTCTTTGTCGCGACCTTCATCGGAAGCCCTGCCATGAACCTGTTCGACGGCGCGGCGGAGTTCGACGGAACACCGCGTTTCGTAGCCGCGGACGACGAGGCATTTTCGATTCCTCTCGCCCCCAGCCAAACCGAGCGGTTGGCGGCAATGACACCGGAGCGACTCGTCGCCGGCATCCGCCCTGAAGACTTGCGCGTAGCCTCGTCCGCGAGCTCCAGATCGGCGATCCAGGCGGTCGTGGACGCGAGTGAGCCGTTGGGCAACGAGGTTCTTCTCTATCTGCGTGTGGGCGGGCAGGACGTCACGGCGCGTGCGGCGCCCCAGGCGCTTGCACGGCCGGGAGATCGGCTCTCGCTCACGATCGATCCGGCGAGGGTGCATTACTTCGATCGCGCGAGCGGTCAAAGTATTTGA
- a CDS encoding sugar ABC transporter permease encodes MKRGPEGAQARAAWYFLAPALVLIGLFFFLPVAASLLLSVTDFDIYALGNASLARFVGLGNYANLIHNPTFWTAVKNTFYFALVGGPLTVAVSLGAALLVNARAVRLRGVFRTVYFTPFVTTLVAIAVVWRYLYHPRYGLLNYLLAHVGIGPIDWLGDPRWAMPAIIVMAIWKNFGYNMLIFIAGLQSIPEELYEAARIDGAGALRRFRHVTIPQLAPTFLFVGVVTMIGYFQLFAEPYVMTGGGPLRATTSLVLFMYEEGFRWWRMGVAAAIAFVLFAIILIWTLLQMRLQRERA; translated from the coding sequence GTGAAGCGAGGGCCGGAAGGCGCCCAGGCGCGTGCCGCCTGGTACTTCCTTGCGCCGGCACTCGTTCTCATCGGTCTCTTCTTCTTTCTCCCGGTTGCCGCGTCGCTCCTCCTGAGCGTCACCGACTTTGATATCTACGCGCTCGGGAACGCGTCGCTCGCCCGCTTCGTTGGCCTCGGCAATTACGCGAACCTGATTCACAATCCAACGTTCTGGACCGCGGTCAAGAACACCTTCTACTTCGCGCTCGTCGGCGGCCCGCTCACGGTCGCCGTGTCGTTAGGTGCTGCGCTGCTCGTGAACGCCCGCGCCGTGCGGCTGCGTGGTGTGTTTCGCACGGTCTACTTCACGCCATTCGTGACGACGCTCGTCGCCATCGCCGTGGTGTGGCGGTATCTCTACCACCCGCGGTACGGTTTGCTCAACTACCTGCTCGCCCACGTCGGCATCGGGCCGATCGACTGGCTCGGCGATCCGCGCTGGGCGATGCCGGCGATCATTGTGATGGCCATCTGGAAGAACTTTGGCTATAACATGCTCATCTTCATCGCCGGCCTCCAAAGCATCCCCGAAGAGCTGTACGAAGCGGCGCGTATCGATGGCGCGGGTGCGCTCCGGCGCTTCCGGCACGTGACCATCCCGCAGCTCGCGCCGACGTTCCTCTTCGTCGGCGTCGTCACGATGATCGGCTACTTCCAGCTCTTCGCGGAGCCATACGTCATGACCGGCGGCGGCCCGCTCAGGGCAACGACGAGTCTCGTCCTCTTCATGTACGAAGAGGGGTTTCGGTGGTGGCGGATGGGCGTCGCGGCAGCGATCGCGTTCGTGCTATTTGCCATCATACTGATCTGGACGCTGCTTCAGATGCGCCTCCAACGGGAGCGCGCCTGA